A genome region from Hevea brasiliensis isolate MT/VB/25A 57/8 chromosome 9, ASM3005281v1, whole genome shotgun sequence includes the following:
- the LOC110669045 gene encoding protein STAY-GREEN homolog, chloroplastic, producing MCALCIVPLLPTKPRPSVFEQNNPFFPSRRKPNKRISPVARLFGPSIFEASKLKVLFVGVDEKKHPAKLPRTYTLTHSDITARLTLAISQTINNSQLQGWSNKLYRDEVVAEWKKVKGKMSLHVHCHISGGHFLLDLCARLRYYIFCKELPVVLKAFVHGDGNLLNSYPELQEALVWVYFHSNIPEFNRVGCWGPLKDAGAPSSSGVYEDGPHESKQQATPASNWNLPEPCNENCECCFPPMSLIPWSQKPLIATESSGGTRQSFQQAAPKP from the exons ATGTGTGCTTTGTGTATTGTTCCTCTGCTTCCTACAAAGCCAAGACCCTCTGTGTTTGAGCAGAACAACCCTTTCTTCCCCTCCAGAAGAAAACCCAACAAGAGAATTAGTCCT GTGGCAAGATTATTTGGGCCATCGATTTTTGAGGCCTCAAAGCTGAAGGTGTTGTTTGTAGGAGTTGATGAGAAGAAGCATCCAGCGAAGCTACCAAGGACTTATACACTAACCCATAGTGATATTACCGCTAGGCTTACTTTAGCCATCTCACAGACAATAAATAATTCTCAG TTGCAGGGGTGGTCAAACAAATTGTACAGAGATGAAGTGGTAGCAGAATGGAAGAAAGTGAAGGGAAAAATGTCTCTCCATGTCCATTGTCATATCAGCGGAGGCCATTTTTTGTTAGATTTATGTGCAAGGCTCAGATATTACATCTTCTGCAAAGAACTCCCTGTG GTGTTGAAGGCCTTTGTCCATGGAGATGGGAATTTGTTGAACAGTTACCCAGAATTGCAGGAAGCTTTGGTATGGGTTTATTTCCATTCAAACATTCCAGAATTCAACAGGGTAGGGTGTTGGGGCCCATTAAAGGATGCTGGAGCACCTTCTTCTTCTGGGGTGTATGAGGATGGGCCCCATGAAAGCAAGCAGCAGGCAACCCCAGCAAGTAATTGGAACTTGCCCGAGCCATGTAATGAGAACTGCGAGTGTTGTTTCCCACCAATGAGCTTAATCCCTTGGTCACAAAAGCCCCTCATAGCTACTGAAAGTAGTGGAGGGACCCGACAGAGCTTTCAACAAGCAGCTCCAAAACCCTAA